One window of the Vigna radiata var. radiata cultivar VC1973A chromosome 1, Vradiata_ver6, whole genome shotgun sequence genome contains the following:
- the LOC106772593 gene encoding sulfite oxidase produces the protein MPGLTAPSDYSQEPPRHPSLLINAKTPFNAEPPRSALVASYVTPSDFFYKRNHGPIPVVEDINRYSVFVSGLLERPKQLMMKDIWMLPKYNVTATLQCAGNRRTAMSKTKTVRGVGWDVSAIGNAIWGGAKLSDVLELVGIPKLTSVTQFGGRHVEFVSVDKCKEENGGPYKASIPLSQATNPEADVLLAYEMNGEPLNRDHGYPLRVVVPGVIGARSVKWLEEINIIAEECQGFFMQKDYKMFPPSVNWDNIDWSTRRPQMDFPVQCVICSLEDVSTIKPGKVKISGYAASGGGRGIERVDVSIDGGKTWMEASRYQKSGVPYISDHASSDKWAWVFFEVTVDICHSTEIIAKAVDSSANVQPEKVEDIWNLRGILNTSWHRVKVQASHSNM, from the exons ATGCCAGGTCTCACAGCACCCTCTGATTACTCCCAGGAGCCTCCGCGTCACCCTTCTCTTCTTATCAACGCCAAG ACGCCATTCAATGCCGAGCCACCGCGTTCTGCCTTGGTTGCCTCCTACGTCACCCCTTCCGATTTCTTTTACAAGAGGAATCACGGTCCGATACCCGTCGTTGAGGACATAAACAG ATACTCCGTGTTCGTGTCCGGTTTGCTGGAGCGTCCCAAACAGCTCATGATGAAAGATATCTG GATGCTCCCAAAGTATAATGTCACCGCTACATTACAG TGTGCAGGTAATAGAAGGACTGCTATGAGCAAGACCAAAACAGTGAGGGGAGTTGGCTGGGATGTTTCTGCTATTGGAAATG CTATATGGGGTGGTGCCAAATTGTCTGATGTTCTAGAACTCGTTGGGATTCCAAAGTTGACTAGTGTAACTCAATTTGGTGGAAGACATGTCGAGTTTGTAAGCGTTGATAAGTGCAAG GAGGAAAATGGAGGCCCATACAAGGCTTCAATACCACTTAGTCAGGCCACAAATCCCGAAGCAGATGTTCTGCTAGCTTATGAAATGAATGGTGAA CCTCTGAACAGAGATCATGGGTATCCATTACGTGTGGTTGTACCTGGTGTCATTGGAGCCCGGTCTGTTAAATGGCtggaagagatcaatatcattGCAGAAGAATGCCAG GGTTTTTTCATGCAAAAGGACTACAAAATGTTTCCACCATCAGTTAATTGGGATAATATTGATTGGTCCACCCGCAGACCCCAAATGGATTTCCCAGTTCAg TGTGTTATATGTTCTCTAGAAGATGTGAGCACAATAAAGCCTGGGAAG GTAAAAATTAGTGGTTATGCGGCCTCAGGAGGTGGCAGAGGCATTGAGAGAGTAGATGTGTCTATTGATGGAGGCAAAACATGGATGGAAGCTTCAAGATATCAGAAAAGTGGTGTTCCCTATATATCGGACCATGCCAGCAGTGACAAATGGGCATGGGTATTCTTTGAAGTCACAGTTGATATTTGTCATAGCACTGAGATTATTGCAAAAGCG GTAGATTCTTCTGCTAATGTCCAGCCTGAAAAGGTTGAAGACATCTGGAACCTGAGAGGGATTTTAAACACTTCATGGCACCGGGTAAAAGTCCAAGCGAGTCACTCAAACATGTAA
- the LOC106768106 gene encoding class I heat shock protein — translation MSLIHRLLGDETYDPFLSMINRCPVLSTPTDWKETKDAHMFISDLPGMKKEDVKVEVDEGRVLHISGERKKYVDDDDDDKNNKWHHVERFHGKFQRRFKLPENAKVDQVRATMENGVLVVTVPKQEVKKPQTKLIQIEGN, via the coding sequence ATGTCTCTCATTCATCGACTTCTTGGTGATGAAACCTACGACCCTTTCCTTTCTATGATCAACAGGTGTCCTGTTCTAAGCACCCCAACAGATTGGAAAGAGACGAAGGATGCTCACATGTTCATATCTGATCTTCCAGGGATGAAGAAAGAAGACGTGAAGGTGGAGGTTGATGAAGGAAGGGTGCTTCACATCAGtggtgagagaaaaaaatatgttgatgatgatgacgatgacaAGAACAACAAGTGGCATCACGTTGAACGTTTCCATGGCAAGTTTCAAAGAAGGTTCAAGCTTCCAGAGAATGCTAAGGTCGATCAAGTTAGGGCTACCATGGAGAATGGTGTTCTTGTTGTGACAGTCCCTAAGCAGGAGGTCAAGAAACCACAAACCAAGCTGATTCAAATTGAAGGAAACTAA
- the LOC106757828 gene encoding uncharacterized protein LOC106757828: MRTVIPENKVLPVMERYGGSTDPVKHLRSFIDAMAVYSSDEMVWCRVFSLSLKGEALDWFHSLPPQTIDCFATLRRLFSQQYISSKTPGMTYTALMRIKQGREESLKTFXERFNRTARQVRNIDQRLIVSALTSALKPGPFVDYLYAEEPQTMAELQXKLTSFIRIEEGRAHYKGQESESRGPMRREGINREIPRRDERPIGSRRINQPQLXQRAHHTPLNAPRTRIMEEALRADLLKPVRAPTPLGADESKYCKYHQNRGHTTEDCNTLKDKIENLIQAGHLQKYVQRHRXXDQSGXAHKSEKSRRNXSRSRSRSRERVTKGIINTISGGFAGGGPSISARKRHLRNLHHVNQTGVTKRSMPTISFSDNDFHAPDPDQDDPMVIIAMIARFQVGKVLIDQGSSANILYWRTFTQMDIPEGVIQPFNEQIVGFACERVDTRGYIDLKVSLGLEKDAKELPVRFLLVEADTSYNALLGRPCLNAFGAIVSTPHLVLKYPSDQGTVCTVRANQKMARECYAAGLKVKQRTHTKIEDRSVIAMTDLDPRLNTEDRMEPVGETRSYSLDKELDRDTSVGKNLNDYQIMKIGEVLTRNKDLFAWIPSDMPGIHPDVMAHKLSVFRDARPVAQKKRRLGLEKRQAVEEEVQKLLDAGFVREVKYTTWLANVVLVKKSNGK, from the coding sequence ATGCGGACGGTTATTCCAGAAAATAAAGTGTTGCCAGTGATGGAGAGATATGGAGGCTCAACTGATCCCGTCAAGCATCTTAGGTCCTTCATTGATGCCATGGCGGTGTACTCATCTGACGAAATGGTGTGGTGTAGAGTTTTTTCACTATCATTGAAAGGTGAAGCCCTGGACTGGTTCCATTCACTCCCACCCCAGACGATAGATTGTTTTGCNACTTTGCGACGATTGTTCAGTCAACAATACATTTCCAGTAAAACACCTGGAATGACCTATACAGCACTAATGAGAATAAAACAAGGGAGAGAAGAATCATTGAAAACATTCATNGAAAGATTTAACCGNACGGCTCGACAAGTACGAAATATTGACCAACGACTGATAGTCAGCGCCTTAACCTCTGCCTTAAAGCCGGGCCCTTTCGTCGACTACCTATACGCTGAAGAACCACAAACCATGGCCGAACTACAGNATAAATTGACAAGCTTCATCAGGATTGAAGAAGGAAGAGCCCATTATAAGGGCCAGGAGAGTGAGTCAAGAGGACCGATGAGGAGGGAAGGCATAAATCGAGAAATTCCAAGAAGAGATGAAAGGCCGATCGGTTCAAGGAGAATAAATCAACCCCAGCTTTTNCAACGTGCCCATCATACGCCTCTTAACGCCCCTCGTACCAGGATTATGGAAGAAGCCCTAAGAGCAGATTTATTGAAGCCAGTTCGNGCTCCCACACCCCTAGGGGCCGACGAAAGCAAATATTGTAAATACCATCAAAACAGGGGTCACACTACTGAAGACTGCAACactttgaaagataaaattgaaaacctCATTCAGGCGGGGCACTTGCAGAAATATGTGCAGCGTCATCGGNCGCNCGACCAGAGCGGTANAGCTCACAAGAGTGAAAAGAGTAGACGAAACCANAGCAGAAGCAGAAGCCGAAGCAGGGAGAGGGTGACCAAGGGTATAATAAATACCATCTCTGGTGGGTTTGCAGGAGGCGGTCCATCAATATCGGCCCGCAAAAGGCATCTACGAAATTTACACCATGTGAACCAAACGGGAGTAACCAAAAGGTCTATGCCTACAATCTCTTTTTCAGACAACGACTTCCATGCTCCAGATCCTGATCAAGACGACCCGATGGTAATAATAGCCATGATCGCTCGGTTCCAGGTAGGGAAGGTGCTGATAGACCAAGGCAGTTCAGCCAATATTCTATATTGGAGGACGTTCACGCAGATGGACATACCCGAAGGGGTTATCCAACCCTTCAACGAACAGATTGTGGGCTTTGCATGCGAACGGGTGGACACAAGGGGATATATAGACCTCAAAGTAAGCTTGGGGTTGGAAAAAGATGCTAAAGAGCTTCCAGTTCGTTTCCTACTAGTCGAAGCGGATACCTCATATAACGCCCTGTTAGGACGACCTTGTTTGAATGCATTCGGTGCTATTGTCTCAACACCACACCTAGTGTTGAAATACCCTTCTGACCAAGGAACGGTGTGTACCGTACGGGCTAACCAGAAGATGGCAAGGGAATGCTACGCAGCAGGGCTTAAAGTAAAGCAACGTACACACACGAAAATAGAAGATCGATCGGTGATTGCGATGACTGATCTAGACCCAAGACTGAATACAGAAGACCGAATGGAGCCCGTAGGAGAAACCCGATCATACAGCCTGGATAAGGAACTGGACAGAGACACATCAGTTGGGAAAAATTTGAACGACTACCAAATAATGAAGATTGGTGAAGTGCTAACTCGAAACAAGGATCTGTTTGCATGGATTCCTTCTGATATGCCGGGAATACACCCAGATGTCATGGCTCATAAGCTATCAGTGTTTCGCGATGCCCGGCCGGTCGcacagaagaaaagaagattagGGTTGGAAAAAAGACAAGCTGTAGAAGAAGAGGTACAAAAATTGCTAGATGCCGGTTTTGTACGGGAAGTGAAATATACTACTTGGCTAGCCAATGTAGTCTTAGTGAAAAAATCTAATGGCAAATAG